Genomic DNA from Deltaproteobacteria bacterium IMCC39524:
TTTCTCTTCCTTCATCAGTATCAACTACGACAAACTTCCAAGCCTGCAAGTTACATGCAGATGGAGCTGTAATTGTTTCTTCCAGCATTTCTTTCATTTCATCACGACTGATCTTTACGCTTGGATCAAATCTGCGTACTGAATGTCTACCAGTTAGAATTTCGTGAAAGTCATTATTTACAATTGCCATAATTAGATCTCTTTTCTATTCACTAATTTGTTATCGCTTTCACTTGCTAGTATAATAGATTTAAA
This window encodes:
- a CDS encoding nitroreductase family protein, which produces MAIVNNDFHEILTGRHSVRRFDPSVKISRDEMKEMLEETITAPSACNLQAWKFVVVDTDEGRE